Part of the Limihaloglobus sulfuriphilus genome is shown below.
GCTCCGTATGATGCGGCGACTCTGACCGAGACCGGCAAGACAATTGCGGAGAAAATAATACGCCGACACAGGATTCTTTCGGACTTTTTCACGCTTATCCTCGGAGCAGACAAGGAATTAGCCGAGGAAAACGCATGTAAACTTGAGCATCATATCTCGCGAGAGCTGCTTGAAGACCTCGTAGAGTTTGTCGAGTTCACTGCCGCATGTCCCCGCGGCGGTGAGGACTGGATCGAGAAATTCCGTCAAAGATGTACCACCAAAGAAGATAAAGACTGTGTGGCCTGCATAGAAGAGTGCCTGCCGGCCGGCCGCCGACACGGGCACGGCCACGGCAGAGATGCCCAACTGACGACATTAAAAGAGATTCTGCCGGGGATGCGGTGTGTTGTCCAGAGGGTAAAGTTCAAGAAATCAATTACCCACAGACTTATTGAAATGGGAATCGGCCGCGGAACTATCATCGAAGTTGTGCGGACTGCCCCCTTTGGCGACCCGATAGAAATAAAGGTCAAAGGCTACCGGCTTTCAATCCGCAAACAGGAAGCCGAGAATATTCATGTTCAGATATTGTAGAGGCAAAACAGAAGTAAACCCGAGAACAACATTAGGATATCCAGAATCATGAAAAAAATAACAGCAGCAATAGCCGGCAATCCCAACAGCGGCAAAACAACTCTTTTCAACGCCCTTACCGGTGCAAGGCAGCATGTGGGGAATTACCCTGGGGTAACGGTAGAGAAAAAAGAAGGCTCACGGATTTACAAAGACTGCCAGATAAATTTCATAGATTTGCCCGGGACTTACAGCCTCACAGCACACTCGATCGAAGAAGTCGTTGCACGTGACTATATTATAAACGAAAACCCCGATGTCGTTGTGAATATCATAGATGCTTCAAACTTTGAGAGAAATCTATACCTGGCAACACAGCTTCTTGAGCTTAATGTACCGCTGATACTTGTTTTGAACATGGCCGACGTTGCGAAAAAACAAGGCTACTCGTTTGATACTGAAAAGCTGGGCAGTTTTTTCAACGCCAGGGCCATTTTGACTGTCGCTTCAAAAAGCGAGGGAATAAATGAACTGCTCGATTCAATAATCGAAAAGAGCCAAATCCAGACAGAACAAACTCCCAGCCCTTTGCAAATTCATTACGGCGAAGACATCGAACGGGAAATAGATAAACTTGAAAAACTCGTTGATAAAAAACACCCATTCGCAAAGAAATACGGAGCCAGATGGTTATGCCTGAAGCTGCTCGAAAAAGATGAGCAGATAATCGGGCTCAGTCAGAACAGAGAAATCCTTAATGCGGCAGAGCAGAGCATTTCTCATCTGGAGAAACTCTACGGCGACAGCCCTGAAATCCTGATAGCCGAAAAACGCTACGGCTTTGTGTCAGGTGTATATGAGGGGGCAGTCGTGCACACAGTGCAACACCGCCACCAGATCAGCGATTTGGTAGATAAAGTCCTGCTCAACCGTGTTCTCGGCCTGCCGATTTTTATAATAATGATGTACTTAGTGTTTAAACTCACCTTCTGGATTGGCGCCCACCCAATGGTCTGGATCGAGACAGGGTTTGCTTATCTAAGCAATTTCATCAGCGGCCTGTGGCCCCAGGGCTCAGAAAATGCCGTCAAATCACTAATCGTTGACGGTATCATAGGCGGTGTCGGCGGGGTTGTCGTCTTTCTGCCGAACATTGTGCTGCTGTTTTTGGCCATCGCGATCCTTGAGGATTCCGGTTATATGGCAAGAGCGGCGTTTCTGATGGACCGGATAATGAAAAAAATCGGGCTTCACGGCCGCAGTTTTATACCAATGGTAATCGGTTTCGGCTGCACGGTTCCCGCCATAATGGCAACAAGGATACTTGATGACCGTAAAAGCCGGCTGACGACAATAATGGTGCTTCCGCTGATGAGCTGCGGCGCCAGGCTGCCAATATACACCCTGTTCATCTCCGCGTTTTTTGCAGTCAGATGGCACGCCATGGTGATGCTCATTGTTTACATGATCGGCATACTGATTGCCATCATTCTATCACTTTTGCTCAGGAAGACACTTCTTAAGGGCGAGAGCGGAATTTTCCTTATGGAACTGCCGCCCTACCGTATGCCGACCATCAGGGGAATGCTCACCCATGCCTGGGAAAGGAGCTGGCTCTACCTTAAAAAAGCAGGAACGGTGATACTGGCAATATCGATTGTCCTCTGGTTTATGACCACATATCCAAAGGCATCAGAAGAAAAACTCTCAGGGCTGAGCGAGCAGGATATCCAGAAAGCCCAGCTGCAAAACTCTATCGCCGGACGAGTCGGCCTTGCGATGGAACCGGCAATAAAACCGCTTGGTTTTGATTACCGTATCGGCACAGCACTTATTGGAGCACTTGCGGCAAAAGAGGTCTTCGTCGCCCAGACGGGTATAGTTTTCTCGATAAGTGATTCTTCCGGCGAAGAATCGCTGACATTGAGAGAGAAATTAAGGGCGAATTACACGCCTCTTCAGGGCTTTTGCGTGATGCTGTTCTGCCTGATAAGCGCTCCCTGCGCGGCAACACTGGCAATCTGCCGAAAAGAAACGAACTCCTGGGGATGGGCTCTGTTCCAGTACCTGGGCCTAACGGCGATAGGATACACCGTAACCCTGATCGTTTATCAGACGGGCAGCCTGTTTTTAGGGTAATTTCGTCTGTACAGGTTCAACTTGTAACGCAGGGTCACTGACCGGCATATTTCACGGGATCTTTTAAACCGGCTTCGGCAAAGCCTTTAAGGCGGAGTTTACAGCTGTCGCAGCGGCCGCACGCCCAGCCCTCGGGACTTGGATTGTAACAGCTGTGGGTAAGGGAGTAATCAAATCCCAGCCGCACGCCCTCAGCTATTATCTGCGCCTTAGTCATGTTTATTATCGGTGTATGGATAGAAAATTTCAGCCTGCCCTCAACCGCGGCGGCGGCGGCGAGATTTGCGGTTTTCTCGAACGAGTCGATAAACTCAGGTCGGCAGTCAGGGTAACCGCTGTAATCAGTGCTGTTTACGCCTATAAAGATATCCCCCGTGCCTAACACCTCTGCCCATGCCGCGGCGAAGCTGAGGAAAACCAGATTACGCACGGGAACATAAGTTATTGGAACGGCTCCACCGGCGATATCTATTCGGTCGAGCGGAACATCTATTTTCATATCTGTTAAGGCAGAGCCTCCGAGCTGTGCGATATCTATATCTACAAACCGATGCCGCGTCACATTATGAAAAGAGGCAACCCTGCCGGCGGCTTCAAGCTCGACGCTGTGCCGCTGGCCATACCTGAAAGTAAGAGCATGGCACTCGTAACCCCGGCTTTTAGCAATTGTTAAAACTGTACCGGAATCAAGTCCTCCGCTCAGGAGAACAACCGCTCTTTTGGTCTTTGACTGCATCACGAATCCAGAAAATACTTAACTAATCTCTTGTTTAATGATATAATAAATTTTACTGTAATTTTGAAATTCTACAAAAACAATTTAGTTTGTGAAACTTTAAGATTTTAATAAATGATCCGTACTGAAAATTGAGAGAAAAATATGAGTGAAAAAGTAAAACTCGAACTGTTTGAAAACCCTGCTCCTCAAAGAGATTACACAATAACAACAAAGGTTCCGGAATTTACCAGTGTCTGCCCGAAGACCGGCCAGCCGGATTTTGGAACCATAATCATAGAATACTGCCCGGACAAACTTTGTATCGAGCTCAAAAGCCTGAAATACTATATGCAGAGCTTCCGCAATAAGGGCATTTTCTACGAAGCCCTCACCAACGAGATGCTTGATGACCTTGTTGACGCATGCAAGCCGAGATGGATGAAAATCACATCAGAATTTACACCCCGCGGCGGCATATCAACTGACGTAACTGTAATTTATACAAAGGATTAAACAACCATGAAGCGTATCGCATTTATCCTGATGTTTTCTGCTCTGTTACCGGCAGCCGCTTCAGCAGAGCAGCTTGGCGAGATTTTTGACCGGCACACACCTATCGTAAAGGCCTACCAGAAAGTCCAGGACTCTGTTGTAAATATCTCCGGCACTCAAAGTTACACATCCGGAGGCGGCTTATATGACTTCTTCTTCAGTCCCCGCAGGCAGCAGCGGCATACACGAAAAGTTGAGCTTGGCTCCGGCGTTGTCGTTCACAGTGACGGGTATATAATAACAAACTCTCACGTTGTGCAGGGCCAGGAAGAGCTTCATGTAACATTCTACAACGGCAAAGAATACACCGCGGAAATTATAAGCGCAGATATTGAAAGTGATCTGGCTTTTCTAAAGATTGAATCAGACGAGGATTTTGATGCCATCGATTTCGGCACAAGCTCTGATCTTATGATTGGCGAGACAGTTATCGCGGTGGGCAATCCGCTTGGCTTTTCAAGTACCGTAACAGAGGGTATCGTCAGCGCTATTGGCCGCGACATACAGGTCAAGCAGAACTTCTGGCTGCGGGGCCTCATTCAGACATCGGCCCCGATTAACCCGGGTAATTCCGGCGGTCCGCTGCTTAATATAAACGGCGAGCTTATCGGGATAAACACCGCTGTCAGTGCCGGCGCCCAGAATATAGGTTTTGCCATTCCAATCGATACTATCGCCAACAGTCTGGCAAAGATGCTCATGCCTGAAGAACTCCGCCGGGTGAGACTGGGTATTGTAATCGGCAGGATGACAACCCGCGACGGTCTCAAAGGCCTTAATGTAGAAGCTGTTAATGAAGATACCTCGGCAAGCCGCCAGGGCATAAGAGAAGGCGATATTATCACCGAAGTTGAAGGTAAGAAAGTAACCAGTTTTCTTGATTTTTATGTAAGTATAATGGACAAGGAGATTGGCGAAGACTTCCATGTGAAGTACCACAAATCAAGCGAGCCTGCCGACAAAGAGCACCACGCCACGCTGACGCTGCAGCCAAGGCCGATTCCTGACGGAGTTAAAATAGCACAGAAATACTTCCAGATGGAAGTTTCTCCTCTTGACGATGATGTTGCCAGAGAGTTTGAATTTGCACAAAGCTATCCGGTGCTTATAATTACAGATATTGCAGAAAAAGGTGTCGCAGAAGAGACCGGGCTGCAGATCGGAGATATAATTCTCCAGGTCAACAGCCATCCTGTAAGCAGCGTCAAGGATTTCTCGCTGGCGTTAGAATTCCTCCACGAAGACGATGTCGTAGAGCTTAGAATCCTGCGGATTGGTGCAAGAGGGCCATACAGCTACCAAAGGCAGTATATGGTAAAGATGAAGGCGAAAATTCGCGAAGATACAAAACTTAACCGGAAATTCAAGTTTGAGGGAAAGACGATCTGACAATACTTGTCTGTGAACTAAAAATGGCAGGAAAGACTAATCAAATCGGTTGTACTCTCGACTATACAGACAAGCCTCTGATAATGGGCATAGTCAATGTCACGCCGGACTCTTTCAGTGACGGCGGGGACAACTTCTGCGCTGAGACCGCCGCGGCAACCGCCCTTTCAATGGAATCCGCAGGTGCTGATATTATTGATATCGGCGCAGAATCAACCCGCCCAGGCTCCGAACCAGTAACTGAAGATGAACAGCTCCGCAGAGCGATTCCGGTCATCTCGGGGCTTAAAGACAGGCTGGGAATACCCATAAGCATCGACACTTGCAGTGCCGTTGTGGCCCGTGAATGCCTCGAAGCAGGAGCAGCAATTATAAATGACATTTCCGGCGGCAGCGACCCCGAGATGTTTCGGCTTGCAGCGGAAATAAACTGCCCAATCGTGATAATGCATATGCAGGGTATGCCCAAAACCATGCAGAAAAACCCCCGTTACGAAGACGTTGTCAGCGAGGTGCTTGGATATCTACTCGGCCGGGCGTTAGATGCGGAATCGGCGGGCGTAAACAAAGATAATATAATAATCGACCCGGGTATAGGTTTCGGCAAATCGCTTGAACACAATATAGCTCTGCTCAAAGGCCTGCACTGCTTTACCGGCAGCACATACCGCGTCTTGCTCGGGGCGAGCAGAAAATCTTTCATCGGCACCGTTACCGGCGAAACAAACCCCAAAAAGCGGCTTGCGGGAACTCTTGTAACCACGGCGGCCGCTGTATGTGCCGGAGTAGATATTATTCGGGTACATGATGTAGCCGATAACGCCGCGGCAGTGAAAATAGCCAAATTGATACTATAGATTCTGGAAAACAATCTCATGACCGAAAAGGAAAGATTAACGCCGCTCAACACAAAAGACGCTAATGCCGGCGGAGATTATGTGCTTTACTGGATGCAGGCATCTCAAAGAGCCGCGTTCAACCCGGCCCTGCAACACGCCATTGAAAGAGCTAACAGTCATAAAAAACCGCTGTTTGTTGTCTTCTGTCTTGTTGAGGACTTTCCCGATGCCGGTGCAAAGCATTACCGCTTTATGCTGGAGGGGCTTCTGGAAACCGAAGAGATGCTCAGGAAACAGGGAATTAAATTTATCCTTACCCGCAGCGAACCGCCAGAGACGGTTTCCCGTTTGAGTGAATCTGCTGTGGAGATAATAACCGACAGGGGTTATCTGGCGATAGAGAGAAAGTGGCGGTCAAAACTCAAAAGAGACTGCCGGTGCCGACTTACCGAAGTTGACGCAAACGTTGTTGTACCGGTTGAAGTTGCAAGCGGAAAGCAGGAATACTCCGCCGCGACAATACGCAAAAAGATAACTTCCAGGCTGGGGCAGTTTCTTGTAAAGCCGGAAACAACAGTTCCCGAGATCAGCTCTTTGTCCGTGCCGTTTGCCTTAAAACGCAGTAAAGACATCGGCAAACTGCTCGAAAGCAAAAGATACCAGAGAGAAACCGCCCCTGTGTTTCGCGGCGGATTCTCTGAAGCAAATAAACATTTGAAACACTTTATCAGTCATAATCTCACAGACTACGCGTCAAGCTCAAACGATCCGTCAAACGATATTCAATCGCGGCTTAGCCCATACCTGCATTTTGGGCAGATATCGCCTGTTTACATAGCGTTAGAAGTTAAAAACAGCCGCTCAAACAAGGACTCCATAGACAGTTATCTCGAACAGCTTATAGTCCGCAGAGAGCTGGCTTTTAATTTTGTCTGGTACAATAAGAACTATGACAAATACTCCTGCCTGCCGGCATGGGCACGGGCTTCTCTAAACAAACACAAAGAAGACAAAAGAGAGTATGTATATACCTATAAGCAGTTAGAAAACTCGCAAACTCATGATCCGTACTGGAATGCCGCGCAGAAAGAGCTGTTAAAAACCGGCAAGATGCACGGCTATATGCGTATGTACTGGGGCAAAAAGATAATCGAATGGACACGCTCGCCAAAGACGGCGTACAGAACTGCCTTAAAACTGAACAACAGCTATGAGCTTGACGGCCGCGACCCAAACGGTTTTACCGGAGTAGCATGGTGTTTCGGCCTTCACGACCGGCCATGGACACAAAGAGATATCTTCGGAAATGTCAGGTACATGAACGCGGCAGGGCTGAAACGAAAATTCGATATTGAAAAATATGTTGAAAGAGTTAATTCTTTATAGTTCGCTTTTGCCTGTAAGATACTTCAGCGACTCAACTCTCATCAGTTTTACCAACACCCAGTACACACCCGCAGAGAAGGGTATCACAGCCAGCAGCCTTATAATATCGCCGGCAATACTCTCGGCAATAAAATCCATTTTCCCCATAACAGCGGTACCGGCTATAAGCATTGCCAGCGACGCTATCAGAATCCTGGCGGCTTCCGGACCGGTATCCCTCCAGATTTTCTCACGGACAGGTTCCTCTAACAGGTGCAGTAAAAGCAGTGATTGAACGTAGGCGGCGACAGACGTTGCCAGAGCAAATGCCTGTATATTCATAAACCAGACAAGCGTTATGTTAAGCATAAAGTTCACCAAAACCGCCAGCACCGCGGTCATCGCGGGTATTTTTGAGTTGAATCTCGAATAGTGAACCCTGGTAACTATCTGCTGCCAGAAAAAACCGGGCAGACCAACAGAATAAAACAGCAGAGTATTCATTGTATCGATCGTATCGGAGCGGCTGAACTTATCACCATGCTCAAAAAGAAGTGAGATTAGCGGTCTGGAAACAATTATAAGACCAGCAGCCGCCGGCATTGCGATAAGAATCGACATTCGCAACCCCTTTGATAGAGTGTTGCGCAGCTGCTGCAAATCTCCCGCGGCGGAAGCCCTGCTGAAAACAGGAAACACAGCCGTCGCAAGCGAAATACCGATAACCCCCAGCGGCAGCTGATAAAGCCGCTGAGCATAATAAAGGTATGAAACTGACCCACGCCAGAGCGGGTAGGTAACCTCTCTGCCCCAAAAGACAAAGGCCGCCCCCTTTATCTCGGAGCCGGACAGCAGCCACGCCAGAACATCATCAAGAAGTGTATTTATCTGTGTAGCCGTCAGACCGATAACCATCGGAGCGAACATTATCATTATTCGCCGGAATTCAGGGGTTTTAAACTCAAAAAGAGGCCGTATTACGACCCGTTCACGTTTGAGAAACGGGATTAACATAGCCAACTGGACAACGCCGCCGGCAAGAACACTGAATGCCGCGAAATAAACCAGTTTTTCTGCCGCCGCACCCCAGAAATACCCCGGGATTACTATTGCGGATATAATCGCGATATTAAGAATCACCGGTGCCGCCGCCGGAGCCGCGAAATGTCCATGAACGTTCAATATTCCGCTCATCAACGCGGCAGTGCATATCATGACGGCATAAGGCAGCATTATTGCCGTAAGTGAGAATATCAGCGAATTTTCATCGGTTACACCGAAAAATACGCTGTACCCGCCCATACTCACCCACGCTGCCAGGACAAGAAGGCTGACCGAACCGGCAATTGCCGTTATAACACTACAAGCAAGTTTACGGGCCTGCTGTTGCGATTTATGGAGTGCGCTGCTGTAAACAGGAATAAACGAAGCGCTGGCGGCACCTTCTCCAAAAATCCGCCTGGCAAGGTTTGGAATTTTGAACGCTATGTACCACGCGTCAGAAAAGGCGGTAGCTCCGAAAAAGTACGCATAGCACATGTCGCGTATCATCCCAAGTACGCGGCTGAACATCGTAAACGAAGCTATCTGTCTAAAACCTTTTATCATAGCTGGATAGATTACCAGAAAAACCGGCCAATGCAACAGCAAGGATTAAAGGATTTTACTCAATCCCAATATTTTAAAGCTGTACCTGATTTGCGTGAGCTGCTGCCGCCCGCTGTCGCGGCGACCGCCGCCAGGACGCGCCTTGCGCCGGCTTGTTTAAGAACTTTCGCGCATTCGTCAAGCGTGGCGCCGCTGGTACGGACATCATCAATCAGACAGATGGTTTTATCCTGAACGCTGCTGGAATTGCGGATTTTGAAGGCATTTTTTACATTTTTACGCCTTTGAGCAAAGCTCAAACCCGGCTGAGGCCGCGTACGCCGTGTACGGATGAGAAGATTCTTCGTCTTGGCGTCGAAATGCTTGATATTACGGGCAATAAGAAATGATTGATTCCAGCCTCTGCTGATTCGCCTGGTCCAGTGCACCGGAACGGGAGCAAAAAAATCGATCTCTTCATCATTAAAACTGCCGAGCAGTGACGCGTCAATGTACTCGCCAAGCGTTACCGCAAGCTCAGAGCGGCCGGAGAATTTAAGCTGGAGAATCAGATTTTTTAGACAGCCCTGGTAATTTCCAACCCTTGCAACCCCGTCAAAATTGAAGTTTATCTTCGAGCAGAAATCACAACCCTGGGCAGACTCACTGTATTTATCGATATCAGAACCGCATCGTTTGCAATAGTTTCTGGCCACTGAATCATTAAGATCCTGCCAGCAATCTCTGCACAGCTTTTCGTCCGGATCGTCAATACTGCACTCACAAGCCTGACATAAAGGAGGCCATATAAGCGAAATAGCTGGTTTAGCTATGCTGTTTATTAGACCGTGAAACCTTTTAAAAAATCTCGAACCCCAAAAAGACAAACCGGACTACCCCATAAACCATTTAGTTAATGTAAAAAAAATAAAAAAAATGAAATTTTCCTGGTTTCTATTCGGAAGACCAGTTTCCGCTCTGGTCAAGTCTGACTACTTTTGGCTTGCTTGGCATCGACTGACCGCTGTCGGCGTCATCGACATCACACTTAATCGTGTACGTCAATGGATCCATCTCAATACTCTCCAGAGAATAATGGTCTTTAATAAAATATTTCCCGTTAAGGTCGCTCATCAGAAGACCAAGGCAATCCGGATTATCTAAATTTGGCTCTGTACCGCCTTCCCCGTGCTCCATGTGGTAAGTTCTTATTCCAGTTGCAATTATCCCCATAACCGTCTTAGCTTCACTCCACTTTGCAGCATCAACTCTGTCGCGATATATAGGCATTACAACAGCCGCCAGTATCGAAACGATCAAAACGACAGTCATTAACTCTATCAATGTGAATGCTTTAAATCTCATGCGCAACACTCTCCTGAATAAAACGTATTGCTTTGTCCTTTTTTTGTGCTTTTTTTGCTATCTCTAAACCGTTGGTAATTATACCACAAAATTAGCAGCATTTCACTAAAAAAACTTCAGCCTTACAAAAACCGGAGCATTATACGACCTGAAAAATCAAGATATTCTCATTCAGTTACGGATAAAACGTCAGTAAAACATTTACAAATTACAAAAAAGTGGTTAATATTTGCCGCAAAATGAACAACATAACAGGGAAAAAACTCTATATAGGCAGCATCAAACTTGAGATGCCGGTACTTATGGCACCGCTGAGCGGTTATACCGACAGTGCAACCCGCTCAATACTCCGAAATTTCGGCGCGCCGCTGACATTTCCGGGAGTTATGCTGTCAAAATCAGCCGCAAACCCAAAAATTTTAAGGAAACCTGAATATCAGCCTCAACCGTGCGAGAAGCCGGTAGGCGCACAGATTCTCGGTGCGGAACCGAAAATAATGGCGGAGGCGGCGGCCGGCCTTGAAAAGTCCGGTTTTGACCTTATAGACATAAACTTTGCCTGTCCGGCACCAAAGGTTCTCAGAAGAGGCCGCGGCGGGTATATGCTGCGTGACCCGCAATCTGTCCGGGAAGTCTTTCTGGCGGTACGAAATGCTATAAAGGTGCCTCTAACCGTAAAGCTGAGAATAGGTTATGGCGAAGGAGAAGAATCCCGCAGAGCTTTCTGGGAGATCATGGACTTTTTTGCGCAAAATCCGCCTGAACTGACCGTTATTCACGGGCGGACAACTCTGCAAAAATACGGCGGAAAGGCTGACTGGCACCTAATTGCCGAGGCAAAAAAACGTTATCCCCATTTGAAAATTGCCGGCAGCGGCGATATTTTCAGTGTAGAAGACATCATCAGCCGACTGGAGCAGACCGGAATAGACGGCATACTTGTTGCCCGTGGAGCCATAGGCAACCCCTGGATATTTCGTGATGCGGCGGCGGTTTTTCGCGGCGAAGCAAAACCCCAGCCGCCGAGCGTTCAAGAGCAGGGCCGCGTCATGATTGAACACGTATCATTGCTGAGAAAAGTATTTGACCCCTGTAAAAGCGTTCGTTACTTCAGGAAATTTTCAGCAAGATACTGTAAGCTGCACCCGCACCGCAAACGCCCCCAGACGGCACTCATGGCAGCTAAGAATATGGATGATTTTCTTTCTGCTATAAAAACACACTACGGCGTAGAACCGAACACAGACAGCGATTTATAAGTGCTTTAGGCAAATATAATTATCAATAGATGCACAAAACTAATCAAACCAAACACACATCTCCAGCCAATGCCCTGAAATTTTCAGGAGAATAAATATTGACAAACTAACTTGCTTGCTGTTAAATAGATATAAACAGCTCGCAACCCAATCTGTGGGCCTATATGCGGATTAAGCATCTATGCCGGCAGATTTTTATTTTCCGCGTGCCTGGCAGGTTAAGTCTTTATGCCTGCCAGGACAATAAAAAATTAAGGCCCTCACCACAGGGTCTTTTTAGTTTTGTCTGCTCTCTTATAATTTAATCGGACTAAGAACCTATGGTATGTTAAATTTACTATTAAAATGCTGTAAATTGCGTTTAAATCAAAGGTGATAAACGCGATTATAAAAGGCTTCTATTAACAGGCTTACAATCGGTGAAACAAATTTTATTTTTTTAATAGAAAAGGTATTGACACGATTGCATGT
Proteins encoded:
- a CDS encoding DtxR family transcriptional regulator — translated: MIEQEKIKLSASLEDYLEAIFFIQKDKGAAKPRDIAERLDVKAASVTGALQSLAEKELVNYAPYDAATLTETGKTIAEKIIRRHRILSDFFTLILGADKELAEENACKLEHHISRELLEDLVEFVEFTAACPRGGEDWIEKFRQRCTTKEDKDCVACIEECLPAGRRHGHGHGRDAQLTTLKEILPGMRCVVQRVKFKKSITHRLIEMGIGRGTIIEVVRTAPFGDPIEIKVKGYRLSIRKQEAENIHVQIL
- the feoB gene encoding ferrous iron transport protein B, yielding MKKITAAIAGNPNSGKTTLFNALTGARQHVGNYPGVTVEKKEGSRIYKDCQINFIDLPGTYSLTAHSIEEVVARDYIINENPDVVVNIIDASNFERNLYLATQLLELNVPLILVLNMADVAKKQGYSFDTEKLGSFFNARAILTVASKSEGINELLDSIIEKSQIQTEQTPSPLQIHYGEDIEREIDKLEKLVDKKHPFAKKYGARWLCLKLLEKDEQIIGLSQNREILNAAEQSISHLEKLYGDSPEILIAEKRYGFVSGVYEGAVVHTVQHRHQISDLVDKVLLNRVLGLPIFIIMMYLVFKLTFWIGAHPMVWIETGFAYLSNFISGLWPQGSENAVKSLIVDGIIGGVGGVVVFLPNIVLLFLAIAILEDSGYMARAAFLMDRIMKKIGLHGRSFIPMVIGFGCTVPAIMATRILDDRKSRLTTIMVLPLMSCGARLPIYTLFISAFFAVRWHAMVMLIVYMIGILIAIILSLLLRKTLLKGESGIFLMELPPYRMPTIRGMLTHAWERSWLYLKKAGTVILAISIVLWFMTTYPKASEEKLSGLSEQDIQKAQLQNSIAGRVGLAMEPAIKPLGFDYRIGTALIGALAAKEVFVAQTGIVFSISDSSGEESLTLREKLRANYTPLQGFCVMLFCLISAPCAATLAICRKETNSWGWALFQYLGLTAIGYTVTLIVYQTGSLFLG
- the queC gene encoding 7-cyano-7-deazaguanine synthase QueC, coding for MQSKTKRAVVLLSGGLDSGTVLTIAKSRGYECHALTFRYGQRHSVELEAAGRVASFHNVTRHRFVDIDIAQLGGSALTDMKIDVPLDRIDIAGGAVPITYVPVRNLVFLSFAAAWAEVLGTGDIFIGVNSTDYSGYPDCRPEFIDSFEKTANLAAAAAVEGRLKFSIHTPIINMTKAQIIAEGVRLGFDYSLTHSCYNPSPEGWACGRCDSCKLRLKGFAEAGLKDPVKYAGQ
- the queF gene encoding preQ(1) synthase — translated: MSEKVKLELFENPAPQRDYTITTKVPEFTSVCPKTGQPDFGTIIIEYCPDKLCIELKSLKYYMQSFRNKGIFYEALTNEMLDDLVDACKPRWMKITSEFTPRGGISTDVTVIYTKD
- a CDS encoding trypsin-like peptidase domain-containing protein; its protein translation is MKRIAFILMFSALLPAAASAEQLGEIFDRHTPIVKAYQKVQDSVVNISGTQSYTSGGGLYDFFFSPRRQQRHTRKVELGSGVVVHSDGYIITNSHVVQGQEELHVTFYNGKEYTAEIISADIESDLAFLKIESDEDFDAIDFGTSSDLMIGETVIAVGNPLGFSSTVTEGIVSAIGRDIQVKQNFWLRGLIQTSAPINPGNSGGPLLNINGELIGINTAVSAGAQNIGFAIPIDTIANSLAKMLMPEELRRVRLGIVIGRMTTRDGLKGLNVEAVNEDTSASRQGIREGDIITEVEGKKVTSFLDFYVSIMDKEIGEDFHVKYHKSSEPADKEHHATLTLQPRPIPDGVKIAQKYFQMEVSPLDDDVAREFEFAQSYPVLIITDIAEKGVAEETGLQIGDIILQVNSHPVSSVKDFSLALEFLHEDDVVELRILRIGARGPYSYQRQYMVKMKAKIREDTKLNRKFKFEGKTI
- the folP gene encoding dihydropteroate synthase, which produces MAGKTNQIGCTLDYTDKPLIMGIVNVTPDSFSDGGDNFCAETAAATALSMESAGADIIDIGAESTRPGSEPVTEDEQLRRAIPVISGLKDRLGIPISIDTCSAVVARECLEAGAAIINDISGGSDPEMFRLAAEINCPIVIMHMQGMPKTMQKNPRYEDVVSEVLGYLLGRALDAESAGVNKDNIIIDPGIGFGKSLEHNIALLKGLHCFTGSTYRVLLGASRKSFIGTVTGETNPKKRLAGTLVTTAAAVCAGVDIIRVHDVADNAAAVKIAKLIL
- a CDS encoding deoxyribodipyrimidine photo-lyase; this translates as MTEKERLTPLNTKDANAGGDYVLYWMQASQRAAFNPALQHAIERANSHKKPLFVVFCLVEDFPDAGAKHYRFMLEGLLETEEMLRKQGIKFILTRSEPPETVSRLSESAVEIITDRGYLAIERKWRSKLKRDCRCRLTEVDANVVVPVEVASGKQEYSAATIRKKITSRLGQFLVKPETTVPEISSLSVPFALKRSKDIGKLLESKRYQRETAPVFRGGFSEANKHLKHFISHNLTDYASSSNDPSNDIQSRLSPYLHFGQISPVYIALEVKNSRSNKDSIDSYLEQLIVRRELAFNFVWYNKNYDKYSCLPAWARASLNKHKEDKREYVYTYKQLENSQTHDPYWNAAQKELLKTGKMHGYMRMYWGKKIIEWTRSPKTAYRTALKLNNSYELDGRDPNGFTGVAWCFGLHDRPWTQRDIFGNVRYMNAAGLKRKFDIEKYVERVNSL
- the murJ gene encoding murein biosynthesis integral membrane protein MurJ is translated as MIKGFRQIASFTMFSRVLGMIRDMCYAYFFGATAFSDAWYIAFKIPNLARRIFGEGAASASFIPVYSSALHKSQQQARKLACSVITAIAGSVSLLVLAAWVSMGGYSVFFGVTDENSLIFSLTAIMLPYAVMICTAALMSGILNVHGHFAAPAAAPVILNIAIISAIVIPGYFWGAAAEKLVYFAAFSVLAGGVVQLAMLIPFLKRERVVIRPLFEFKTPEFRRIMIMFAPMVIGLTATQINTLLDDVLAWLLSGSEIKGAAFVFWGREVTYPLWRGSVSYLYYAQRLYQLPLGVIGISLATAVFPVFSRASAAGDLQQLRNTLSKGLRMSILIAMPAAAGLIIVSRPLISLLFEHGDKFSRSDTIDTMNTLLFYSVGLPGFFWQQIVTRVHYSRFNSKIPAMTAVLAVLVNFMLNITLVWFMNIQAFALATSVAAYVQSLLLLHLLEEPVREKIWRDTGPEAARILIASLAMLIAGTAVMGKMDFIAESIAGDIIRLLAVIPFSAGVYWVLVKLMRVESLKYLTGKSEL